One genomic segment of Oceanotoga teriensis includes these proteins:
- a CDS encoding radical SAM/SPASM domain-containing protein, which produces MIKIKNKKFKKIYIEITNICDLKCSFCNIDKRPKKHIEISKFQKYIQKTSKYTDYYTLYVKGEPLLHPELQKILDIAKQNNKKITLSTNGYNIQQKAKKITDYTAIYRINISLHSYMQQNPYKINSEQYTKQIIEFIENASKNSYISLRIWRKQNQQTQQILKYIEQYYKIQIPIKNNERDYYKIKDKIYINYDKEFQWPDITEQQQTEKGFCYGLRDHVAILNDGTVVPCCLDENGIINLGNLNEQEFSEIINSKRSKAIYDNFSQNIAIEELCKKCTYKNKFIKKQKILASK; this is translated from the coding sequence GTGATAAAAATAAAAAATAAAAAATTCAAAAAAATATACATAGAAATAACAAATATATGTGATTTAAAATGTTCATTTTGCAATATAGATAAAAGACCAAAAAAACACATAGAAATATCAAAATTTCAAAAATACATACAAAAAACATCCAAATATACAGACTATTACACTTTATATGTAAAAGGTGAACCATTATTACATCCAGAATTACAAAAAATACTCGATATAGCAAAACAAAACAATAAAAAAATAACACTATCTACAAATGGATACAATATACAACAAAAAGCAAAAAAAATAACAGACTACACAGCAATATATAGAATAAATATATCACTTCATAGCTATATGCAACAAAATCCGTATAAAATAAATTCTGAACAATATACAAAACAAATAATTGAATTCATAGAAAATGCATCAAAAAATAGCTACATATCTTTAAGAATATGGAGAAAACAAAATCAACAGACACAACAAATATTAAAATACATAGAACAATACTACAAAATACAAATACCAATAAAAAACAATGAAAGAGACTACTATAAAATAAAGGACAAAATATATATAAATTATGATAAAGAATTTCAATGGCCAGATATAACAGAACAACAACAAACAGAAAAAGGATTTTGCTATGGCCTAAGAGATCATGTAGCAATACTTAATGATGGTACAGTTGTTCCATGTTGTCTCGATGAAAATGGAATTATAAATCTTGGAAACTTAAATGAACAAGAATTTTCAGAAATAATCAACTCAAAAAGATCTAAAGCTATATATGACAACTTTTCTCAAAACATTGCAATAGAAGAACTATGTAAAAAATGTACATATAAAAATAAATTCATAAAAAAACAAAAGATTTTAGCCTCTAAATAA
- a CDS encoding thymidine kinase, which yields MKSGRLVLIVGPMYSGKTSELLSYVEIYHLGKKNYKAFKPSIDNRYDETFIVSHNNTRVKAYPIKEPKEIFKILEGNEKAVFIDEIQFISEELKDIILNLIDKGIDVFCSGLDLSFKNNIFPTTSILMGYADEVIKKKAVCHECGEYTGTISYKTIENGGEIDIGGFDKYIAVCRDCYKKLNEKQKKEQKINMNKLF from the coding sequence ATGAAAAGTGGAAGACTTGTATTAATAGTAGGACCTATGTACTCTGGAAAAACATCTGAATTACTATCATATGTTGAAATATATCATTTAGGAAAAAAGAATTACAAAGCTTTCAAACCATCAATAGATAACAGATATGATGAAACATTCATAGTATCTCATAACAATACAAGAGTAAAAGCATATCCTATAAAAGAACCAAAAGAAATATTTAAAATACTTGAAGGAAATGAAAAAGCAGTATTTATAGATGAAATACAATTCATATCAGAAGAATTAAAAGACATAATACTAAATCTAATTGATAAAGGAATAGATGTATTCTGCTCAGGATTAGACTTAAGTTTTAAAAACAATATATTTCCAACAACAAGTATATTAATGGGATATGCAGATGAAGTAATAAAGAAAAAAGCAGTATGTCACGAATGTGGAGAATACACAGGAACTATATCTTATAAAACCATTGAAAATGGTGGAGAAATAGATATAGGTGGATTTGATAAATATATAGCTGTGTGTAGAGACTGCTATAAAAAATTGAATGAAAAACAAAAAAAAGAACAAAAGATAAACATGAACAAATTATTTTAA
- a CDS encoding DUF5682 family protein, producing MNLKKYINQNHFFFPIRHHSIISSNFLKKALKEYKPKTILIEGPSDANKHIQNIAKSKPPISIYGINQNIENIGINYPFFNTSPEYIAIKYAYEKKIETKFIDIPIYDYQIIKEKQNFEYSQYIKEIIKKLKLKSFDEFYEKYFEINLQSKTIENYIKQMLAYCEITRKLTPTQTFNQLREKYMAENIIKYSTEKTLIITGGFHTVILPELIKTQIKISKKEINKITDKNKNYLIPYNTKNISSLNGYPAGINYPEYSKIMLKNSMNTTQTFTEILIKYAQKNKIKTPMSKIIDGINMANGLAKIRKKIKPGVYELIDSSVTTYSDSIYYDDSEQIKQNFKKFLIGENYGKTYDETTLPPIVQDFILTTKKYKIKENSIITLNILNSEKALQKSIYLYKLDYLNIEYSTQTKGINLYKIDLNQNINQTFKITNKEKIIHQLIDNAYLGNTIDNCINTKIKNQLKNSTNLYQSINILKIMTILKNKTNEIYKKINEYIINEHNISNMIDSFYELINIINYSKTFNQNIEEDIKIIINNLYIKILTQIKTIDKINIKLENKISNFINELNTFINNNNIIKLNKKIFINTLKIITKKTWTSSLKGISVSIQYTQNIIEEKQLYKIINNNFKTTEFGIIHTSNFLKYLIINNHQILFKDDKFIKIINQFIETLTEEQFFQILPELRKIFINLKPIETVKLSQKIKNLNNTTENILIQINTTQQQIINNIKIQKKAIETLEKRGIKYG from the coding sequence ATGAACTTAAAAAAATATATAAATCAAAACCATTTCTTTTTTCCAATAAGACATCATAGTATAATAAGTTCAAATTTTTTAAAAAAAGCATTAAAAGAATATAAACCAAAAACAATATTAATAGAGGGACCATCAGATGCAAATAAACACATACAAAACATTGCAAAATCAAAACCACCAATATCCATATATGGAATAAATCAAAACATAGAAAATATAGGAATAAACTACCCATTTTTCAATACATCGCCAGAATATATAGCAATAAAATACGCATATGAAAAAAAAATAGAAACAAAATTCATAGACATACCGATATATGATTATCAGATAATAAAAGAAAAACAAAACTTTGAATACTCACAATACATAAAAGAAATAATAAAAAAATTAAAATTAAAATCATTTGATGAATTTTATGAAAAATACTTTGAAATAAACTTACAAAGCAAAACAATAGAAAACTATATAAAACAAATGCTTGCGTACTGTGAAATAACAAGAAAACTAACACCAACACAAACATTCAATCAATTAAGAGAAAAATATATGGCAGAAAATATAATAAAATATAGTACAGAAAAAACATTAATAATAACTGGAGGATTTCACACAGTAATACTACCAGAACTAATAAAAACTCAAATAAAAATCTCTAAAAAAGAAATAAATAAAATAACAGATAAAAATAAAAATTACTTAATACCATATAACACAAAAAATATCTCATCATTAAATGGATATCCTGCCGGAATAAATTATCCTGAATACTCAAAAATAATGCTAAAAAACAGTATGAATACAACGCAAACATTCACAGAAATACTAATAAAATATGCTCAAAAAAATAAAATAAAAACACCTATGAGCAAAATAATAGATGGAATAAATATGGCAAATGGACTTGCTAAAATAAGAAAAAAAATTAAACCAGGAGTATATGAACTAATAGACAGTTCAGTAACAACATACTCAGACAGTATATATTATGATGACTCAGAACAAATAAAACAAAATTTCAAAAAATTTCTAATAGGAGAAAATTATGGAAAAACATACGATGAAACCACATTACCACCGATAGTTCAAGACTTCATACTAACAACAAAAAAATATAAAATAAAAGAAAATTCAATAATTACATTAAACATACTAAATTCAGAAAAAGCTTTACAAAAATCGATATACCTATATAAATTAGACTATTTAAACATAGAATATTCAACTCAAACAAAAGGAATAAATTTATACAAAATAGACCTTAATCAAAACATAAATCAAACATTCAAAATAACAAACAAAGAAAAAATAATACATCAACTAATAGATAATGCGTACTTAGGAAATACAATAGACAATTGTATAAACACAAAAATAAAAAATCAATTAAAAAATTCAACAAATCTATATCAATCAATCAATATATTAAAAATAATGACAATATTAAAAAATAAAACAAACGAAATATATAAAAAAATAAATGAATACATAATAAATGAACACAATATATCAAATATGATAGATTCATTCTATGAACTAATAAACATAATAAATTACTCAAAAACATTCAATCAAAATATAGAAGAAGATATAAAAATAATAATAAATAATCTATACATAAAAATACTTACACAAATAAAGACAATAGACAAAATAAACATAAAGTTAGAAAACAAAATATCAAACTTCATAAATGAACTAAACACTTTTATAAATAACAACAACATAATAAAATTGAACAAAAAAATATTTATAAACACATTAAAAATAATAACAAAAAAAACATGGACATCTTCATTAAAAGGAATATCAGTATCAATACAATACACTCAAAATATAATAGAAGAAAAACAACTATACAAAATAATAAACAACAACTTCAAGACAACTGAATTCGGAATAATACACACATCAAACTTTCTAAAATATTTAATAATAAACAACCATCAAATATTATTCAAAGATGACAAATTCATAAAAATAATCAATCAATTTATAGAAACACTGACAGAAGAACAATTTTTTCAAATACTACCAGAATTAAGAAAAATATTTATAAACTTAAAACCAATAGAAACCGTAAAACTATCTCAAAAAATAAAAAATTTAAACAATACAACAGAAAATATACTAATACAAATAAACACAACACAACAACAAATAATAAACAACATAAAAATACAAAAAAAAGCTATAGAAACACTTGAAAAAAGAGGAATAAAATATGGATAA
- a CDS encoding macro domain-containing protein, which yields MNETIKTIKLKNIIIKIIIGDITIEKTDAIVNAANSTLQHGGGVAKIISDKGNLQKESDQYIKEKGKIRTGEVGVTSAGDLPSKYVIHAVGPIWYGGSKDEAEYLYMAIFNSLKRAEELQLNSIAFPAISAGIFGYPIEKAVKQYKKAVDNFDNQNPEHIKEIKWIIYDKKFIDHFLKEF from the coding sequence ATGAACGAAACGATAAAAACAATAAAACTTAAAAATATCATAATAAAAATAATAATTGGAGATATAACAATTGAAAAGACAGATGCGATAGTAAATGCTGCAAACTCAACATTACAACATGGTGGTGGTGTTGCAAAAATAATATCGGATAAAGGAAATCTTCAAAAAGAATCAGATCAATACATAAAAGAAAAAGGAAAAATAAGAACAGGTGAAGTAGGTGTAACATCAGCTGGCGATTTACCTTCAAAATATGTAATACATGCAGTAGGACCGATATGGTATGGTGGAAGCAAAGATGAAGCAGAATACTTATATATGGCAATTTTTAACTCATTAAAAAGAGCTGAAGAATTACAATTAAATTCTATAGCATTCCCTGCGATATCGGCTGGAATATTTGGATATCCAATTGAAAAAGCTGTAAAACAATATAAAAAAGCTGTAGACAACTTTGATAATCAAAATCCTGAACATATAAAAGAAATAAAATGGATAATATATGACAAAAAATTTATAGATCATTTCTTAAAAGAATTTTAA
- a CDS encoding phytoene desaturase family protein, producing the protein MLNKVIIIGAGTAGLAAGIRLQNNGYDVEIFEKNPKIGGKMYQIQEKGFRSAKDFYNPKTLLNALKLKTFNNAYNEISKYVDDERLMKMLSFQTLYIGISPHNGPSIYTIIPMIETIYGVWYIKGGMYTMATAMAKLFQELGGKIHLESNVEEIIIENNKAKAIVINGEVIESDYIIVNADFPYAMKNLIKNEKNRGKYTNKKIENMDYSCSCFLMYLGLNKKISDDTRLHNIIFAEDFEKNISDIFNGNDPKEPSIYMYIPTKIDETLAPKDKETLYVLAPVPELKTRGHKWTSDEINEYKKIIYDKIKTKKGLENIENLVEVEKIYTPNNFESNFNAMNGATFGLAPTLLQSNYFRPHNKFKYCENLYFAGSSVHPGAGVPIALTSGKIAADELMKDDINGDN; encoded by the coding sequence TTGTTAAACAAAGTTATAATAATTGGTGCAGGAACAGCAGGTTTAGCAGCAGGAATAAGACTTCAAAACAATGGATATGATGTTGAAATCTTTGAAAAAAATCCCAAAATAGGTGGAAAAATGTATCAAATACAAGAAAAAGGATTCAGATCGGCAAAAGACTTCTATAATCCAAAAACACTCTTAAATGCTTTAAAATTAAAAACATTTAACAATGCATACAATGAAATATCAAAATATGTAGATGATGAAAGACTAATGAAAATGTTAAGTTTCCAAACACTTTATATAGGAATATCACCTCATAATGGTCCATCAATATACACAATAATACCTATGATAGAAACAATATATGGAGTATGGTATATAAAAGGTGGAATGTACACCATGGCAACAGCTATGGCAAAACTATTTCAAGAACTTGGGGGAAAAATACATTTAGAATCAAATGTAGAAGAAATAATAATAGAAAATAATAAAGCAAAAGCAATAGTTATAAATGGAGAAGTAATAGAATCAGACTATATAATTGTAAATGCAGATTTCCCTTATGCTATGAAAAATCTAATAAAAAATGAAAAAAATAGAGGAAAATACACAAACAAAAAAATAGAAAATATGGACTACTCATGCTCATGTTTCTTAATGTATCTTGGATTAAACAAAAAAATAAGTGATGATACAAGACTCCATAACATAATATTTGCAGAAGACTTTGAAAAAAACATATCAGACATATTCAATGGAAATGATCCAAAAGAACCTTCAATATATATGTATATACCTACTAAAATAGATGAAACACTCGCTCCAAAAGATAAAGAAACATTATATGTACTTGCACCAGTACCAGAATTAAAAACGAGAGGACATAAATGGACTTCAGATGAAATAAATGAATACAAAAAAATAATATATGACAAAATAAAAACAAAAAAAGGACTTGAAAACATAGAAAACTTAGTAGAAGTAGAAAAAATATATACACCAAATAATTTTGAAAGCAATTTCAATGCTATGAATGGAGCTACTTTTGGGCTTGCACCAACATTATTGCAAAGTAATTATTTCAGACCACATAACAAATTCAAATACTGTGAAAACCTATACTTTGCAGGAAGTTCTGTACACCCTGGAGCTGGAGTACCAATAGCATTAACTTCTGGAAAAATAGCTGCAGATGAATTAATGAAAGATGATATAAACGGTGATAATTAA
- a CDS encoding VWA domain-containing protein — MDNKTKWRLILGKYSKENLNQNITKEQQNIETLLDTVYDNEYTKNKQMYGTKSNGITIIETINKVKNILNQETINKIALDAFEEYGIYELITDKNYIKNIKPDINLLKNLIMYKNYTKTEEQEKIKYMIKKIANEIKLKMLKNIDLSSVGTTNKTISTKYQKSKNIDINKTIKTNIKNYNKEQKKLYIENIYFYPNKAIKKTKNIILIVDCSGSMIKSLIYSAIISSIFYNINHINIKIILFDTRIVDLSQIKQDPIEILLNVTLGGGTDISKALKYSQKLIKNKQYTEIIMITDLFSEEKTMLKEFENIKSMVNKILILTGIEDDGKTYYNNNIAKKLEKLNISVKSYTVKQLVNYIK; from the coding sequence ATGGATAATAAAACAAAATGGAGACTAATACTTGGAAAATACTCAAAAGAAAATTTAAATCAAAACATAACAAAAGAACAACAAAACATAGAAACACTATTAGATACAGTATATGATAATGAATATACAAAAAATAAACAAATGTATGGAACAAAATCAAATGGAATAACCATAATAGAAACTATAAACAAAGTAAAAAATATATTAAATCAAGAAACAATAAACAAAATAGCTTTAGATGCATTTGAAGAATATGGAATATATGAACTAATAACAGATAAAAACTACATAAAAAACATAAAACCAGACATAAACCTATTAAAAAATTTAATAATGTACAAAAACTATACAAAAACAGAAGAACAAGAAAAAATAAAATACATGATAAAAAAAATAGCAAATGAAATAAAACTAAAAATGTTAAAAAATATAGACCTATCATCAGTTGGGACTACAAACAAAACAATATCAACAAAATACCAAAAATCAAAAAATATTGATATAAACAAAACCATAAAAACAAATATAAAAAATTACAACAAAGAACAAAAAAAATTATATATAGAAAACATATACTTCTATCCAAATAAAGCAATAAAAAAAACAAAAAATATAATACTAATAGTAGATTGTTCTGGTAGTATGATAAAAAGTTTAATATACTCAGCAATAATATCCTCAATATTCTATAATATAAATCATATAAACATAAAAATAATATTATTTGATACAAGAATAGTAGATTTATCTCAAATAAAACAAGATCCAATAGAAATACTATTAAATGTAACACTTGGCGGAGGTACAGATATATCAAAAGCATTAAAATACTCACAAAAACTAATAAAAAACAAACAATATACAGAAATAATAATGATAACAGACTTATTTTCAGAAGAAAAAACAATGTTAAAAGAATTTGAAAACATAAAATCAATGGTAAATAAAATACTAATATTAACGGGAATAGAAGATGATGGAAAAACCTATTATAATAACAATATTGCAAAAAAATTAGAAAAATTAAATATATCAGTCAAATCATATACAGTAAAACAACTCGTGAACTACATAAAGTAA
- a CDS encoding ATP-binding protein: MQIIKQPMEIQYKEEIQKLIKNEKEDKPEGWQMSPLSVKKFILGDKKLQISKKIYGNDDIVERSIVTLATDRGLLLTGVPGTAKTMLSELLTAAICNDSLNTIQGNIGTNEADLKYSWNYSLLISNGPNKKSMIKSPVLKAMEKGSIVRFEEITRSPQEVQDMLISIMSDKLIQIPELKENNTIFAKKGFNIIATANTLDKGVNEMSSALKRRFNIEHIKPLNNIKLEQEIVKNQIIKMDEKNKIDENIIEILTTIYNDLRTGITIEGDLIEKPEKNLSTAELVNVYHECMIHAKFFSNSEIDANIVFDKLINSFDENNENDIRALNYYFEKTIKLRSSTNEIYNKLYKNMVKIK; encoded by the coding sequence ATGCAAATAATAAAACAACCAATGGAAATACAATACAAAGAAGAAATACAAAAACTTATAAAAAATGAAAAAGAAGACAAACCAGAAGGGTGGCAAATGTCTCCATTATCTGTAAAAAAATTCATACTTGGAGATAAAAAATTACAAATAAGCAAAAAAATATATGGAAATGATGACATAGTAGAAAGATCAATAGTTACACTTGCAACAGACAGAGGACTACTGTTAACAGGTGTCCCAGGAACAGCTAAAACAATGCTCAGCGAACTTTTAACTGCTGCTATATGTAATGATTCATTGAACACAATACAAGGCAATATAGGTACAAATGAAGCCGATTTAAAATACTCTTGGAATTACTCATTATTAATTTCAAATGGTCCAAATAAAAAATCAATGATAAAATCACCTGTATTAAAAGCCATGGAAAAAGGTTCAATAGTAAGATTTGAAGAAATAACAAGAAGTCCTCAAGAAGTACAAGACATGCTAATATCAATAATGAGTGATAAATTGATACAAATACCAGAACTAAAAGAAAACAACACAATATTTGCAAAAAAAGGATTCAATATAATAGCTACAGCCAACACATTAGATAAAGGTGTAAATGAAATGAGTAGTGCATTAAAGAGAAGATTTAATATAGAACATATAAAACCCTTAAACAACATAAAATTAGAACAAGAAATAGTAAAAAATCAAATAATAAAAATGGATGAAAAAAACAAAATAGACGAAAACATAATAGAAATATTGACAACAATATACAATGACTTAAGAACTGGAATAACGATAGAAGGAGATTTAATAGAAAAACCTGAAAAAAACTTATCAACTGCAGAACTTGTAAATGTATATCATGAATGTATGATACATGCAAAATTCTTTTCAAATTCAGAAATAGATGCAAATATAGTTTTTGATAAATTAATAAACAGTTTTGATGAAAACAATGAAAATGATATAAGAGCTTTAAATTACTACTTTGAAAAAACAATAAAACTAAGATCATCAACAAATGAAATATACAATAAATTATATAAAAATATGGTAAAAATAAAATGA
- a CDS encoding DUF4132 domain-containing protein, whose product MNYKEKYFEPIKNKLNKEEINILESYYKNSENFIETKNKIKTNTNFSYFNFFLYTPKEELKENYYKVFKILSLITNDVDLALEILKESNENLDIEYIEKTDETFFTYLNIIMNTIKYTKQILINKEIPKNLNDEKEYKKHIKNMDKIYNTTNSNDLKIQILYIKYIHDQNEKYLDEIKKIINLSKINKQKDFIMLITYTLYKINKIHGKEIEEKIQQIFINHSTTIYSIYSNISYSSIERMNFYMNEFNDLSTKMKLNEKLLKTFLKNVIIFSYGEKKILKELMNHQINQEYIEQLLEIIKTFDKKEDMIKTLIIHAYLIKKAKDLNIKIEKHIKYFEDKFINNIFKALKEKKEYQEIKQLLKTKNILEHDYQKISYFIHDLSYSLYFEISAYLLLEESNICGNYIKLNYHLSEYILNIIGLKYQSKNVIDQIISIGENQEYIINLIESDWIHVQNLSDDIKKDYLEYIEKNELLEKKLNKNTNYIIYKDIFNYYIKKPIINKKIIVESLNSKSKKIRDLIIENLKGKNEYDEELQKLSKQKLPKANKEELEYLITYNKINKFDTKNNSIVNLIKELYNPKIIDKKLEKLNIIDIPKIKYEQKNEYIDEIVIKYYISSFLLSPKVELPLLANEIKEKLSKNDLNTLGRYVYNIWQNNGAKAKEKMAMVFAVYNCDDEFIIEFKKQIDDWALNMRGAIAAEGIKALSFHGSDYALMQLDTISRKYKHKKVKETAKEYFYIAAKNMGLTSEELSDKVIPNLGFNTKGEIELNYGNRKFIGKLNKDLTIQIYDQEGKKLKTLPKPNKSDDEQIAKTTKKEFTNLKKQLKTVIESQKLRLERAIFITRKWNSKTFKEVFKDNPIMNIFATGLIWGIIDQNQKIQKTFRYMEDGTFENQEYDQIKLKSEDQIVLIHPFDITEKQINEWKENLQDNEIEQPVNQLNIKLIKLTQEEQEKHFLKRYKGKKMYVATLINRLEKLGWSKNSITDGGGYSGFHLQFDELKYGAQIHGSDLYIGGIDETTEIEELAFYKKEEIERGSYLYDDLNENNTYKIKNVDKKFLNAVLNQLDEVIK is encoded by the coding sequence TTGAATTATAAAGAAAAATATTTTGAACCAATAAAAAATAAACTCAACAAAGAAGAAATAAATATATTAGAATCATACTACAAAAATTCAGAAAATTTCATAGAAACTAAAAATAAGATAAAAACAAATACAAATTTTTCATACTTCAATTTTTTCTTATACACTCCAAAAGAAGAATTAAAAGAAAACTATTACAAAGTATTTAAAATACTTTCCTTAATTACAAATGATGTAGACTTAGCTTTAGAAATATTGAAAGAAAGCAATGAAAATCTAGATATTGAATATATAGAAAAAACAGATGAAACATTCTTCACATATTTAAATATAATAATGAACACAATAAAATATACAAAACAAATACTTATAAACAAAGAAATTCCAAAAAATTTAAATGATGAAAAAGAATATAAAAAACATATAAAAAATATGGATAAAATATATAATACAACAAATTCAAACGATTTAAAAATACAAATATTATACATAAAATACATACATGATCAAAATGAAAAATACTTAGATGAAATAAAAAAAATTATAAATTTATCAAAAATAAACAAACAAAAAGATTTCATCATGTTGATAACTTACACATTATACAAAATAAACAAAATCCATGGAAAAGAAATAGAAGAAAAAATACAACAAATATTTATAAATCACTCAACAACAATATACTCAATATATTCAAATATCTCATATTCTTCAATAGAAAGAATGAATTTTTATATGAACGAATTCAACGACTTATCAACAAAAATGAAATTAAATGAAAAACTATTAAAAACATTCTTAAAAAATGTAATAATATTCAGTTATGGTGAAAAAAAGATATTAAAAGAACTTATGAATCATCAGATAAATCAAGAATATATAGAACAACTATTAGAAATAATAAAAACTTTTGACAAAAAAGAAGATATGATAAAAACACTAATAATACATGCATACCTAATAAAAAAAGCAAAAGATCTAAATATAAAAATAGAAAAACACATAAAATATTTTGAAGACAAATTTATAAACAATATATTTAAAGCATTAAAAGAAAAAAAAGAATATCAAGAAATAAAACAATTATTAAAAACAAAAAATATATTAGAACATGATTATCAAAAAATATCATATTTCATACATGATTTATCATACTCATTATATTTTGAAATATCAGCTTACTTATTATTAGAAGAATCAAATATATGTGGAAATTATATAAAACTAAATTATCACTTAAGCGAATACATATTAAACATCATAGGACTAAAATATCAATCAAAAAATGTAATAGATCAAATAATATCAATAGGTGAAAATCAAGAATATATAATAAACTTAATAGAAAGTGATTGGATACATGTTCAAAATTTAAGTGATGATATAAAAAAAGATTATTTAGAATACATAGAAAAAAATGAACTATTAGAAAAAAAATTAAACAAAAATACAAATTATATAATATACAAAGATATATTCAATTACTACATAAAAAAACCAATAATAAACAAAAAAATAATAGTTGAATCATTAAATTCAAAATCCAAAAAAATCAGAGATTTAATAATAGAAAACTTAAAAGGAAAAAATGAATATGATGAAGAACTACAAAAACTTTCAAAACAAAAATTACCCAAAGCAAACAAAGAAGAATTAGAATATCTTATAACATACAATAAAATAAACAAATTCGATACAAAAAACAATTCAATAGTCAATCTGATAAAAGAATTATACAATCCAAAAATAATAGATAAAAAATTAGAAAAATTAAATATAATAGATATACCAAAAATAAAATATGAACAAAAAAATGAATATATAGATGAAATAGTTATAAAATATTACATATCCTCATTCCTTTTAAGTCCAAAAGTGGAACTACCTTTACTTGCAAATGAAATAAAAGAAAAATTATCTAAAAATGATTTAAACACATTAGGAAGATATGTATACAATATATGGCAAAACAATGGAGCAAAAGCAAAAGAAAAAATGGCTATGGTATTTGCTGTTTATAACTGTGATGATGAATTCATAATAGAATTCAAAAAACAAATAGACGATTGGGCTTTAAATATGAGAGGTGCAATAGCAGCGGAAGGAATAAAAGCATTATCATTTCATGGAAGTGATTATGCACTGATGCAACTCGATACAATAAGTAGAAAATACAAACACAAAAAAGTAAAAGAAACTGCAAAAGAATACTTTTATATAGCAGCTAAAAATATGGGATTAACCTCTGAAGAGCTCTCAGATAAAGTAATACCCAATCTTGGATTCAATACAAAAGGTGAAATAGAACTAAATTATGGAAATAGAAAATTCATAGGAAAATTAAATAAAGATCTAACAATACAAATATATGATCAAGAAGGAAAAAAATTAAAAACTCTTCCAAAACCAAATAAATCTGATGATGAACAAATAGCAAAAACAACAAAAAAAGAATTTACAAACCTAAAAAAACAATTAAAAACGGTCATAGAATCTCAAAAATTAAGATTAGAAAGAGCAATATTCATAACAAGAAAATGGAATTCAAAAACATTCAAAGAAGTATTCAAAGACAATCCAATAATGAATATATTTGCAACAGGACTTATATGGGGCATAATAGACCAAAATCAAAAAATACAAAAAACATTCAGATATATGGAAGATGGAACATTCGAAAACCAAGAATATGATCAAATAAAACTCAAATCAGAAGATCAAATAGTACTAATACACCCATTTGATATAACAGAAAAACAAATAAATGAATGGAAAGAAAATTTACAAGACAATGAAATAGAGCAACCTGTAAATCAATTAAACATAAAACTAATAAAATTAACCCAAGAAGAACAAGAAAAACACTTTTTAAAAAGATATAAAGGTAAAAAAATGTATGTTGCAACCCTAATAAATAGATTAGAAAAATTGGGATGGAGTAAAAATTCAATAACCGATGGTGGTGGATATAGCGGATTTCATCTACAATTTGATGAACTTAAATATGGAGCACAAATACATGGTTCTGATTTATACATAGGTGGAATTGATGAAACAACAGAAATAGAAGAACTTGCATTCTATAAAAAAGAAGAAATAGAAAGAGGATCCTATTTATATGATGACCTAAACGAAAATAATACATATAAAATAAAAAATGTAGACAAAAAATTTCTAAATGCTGTATTAAACCAATTAGATGAAGTAATAAAATAA